In one Bacteroidota bacterium genomic region, the following are encoded:
- a CDS encoding NAD-dependent deacylase: protein MKKIVVLSGAGVSAESGLKTFRDNDGLWNNYRIEEVATPEAWEDDMELVLDFYNQRRKQLYEVEPNPAHFALARLEEKFDVDVITQNVDDLHERAGSKKVLHLHGELKKVRSTRDPKLVYVLDGWELKNGDTCELGSQLRPHIVWFGEMVPNMLPASEIASLAEIFIVVGTSLQVYPAAGLLRYVRPEAEKYLIDPNAHDFSYIPNLKFIRDKAGVAVPILVDNLMKTLDK from the coding sequence ATGAAAAAGATCGTGGTTCTTTCCGGCGCCGGTGTAAGCGCTGAATCCGGCCTGAAAACCTTCCGTGATAACGACGGCTTGTGGAATAATTACAGGATTGAGGAGGTTGCTACCCCGGAAGCCTGGGAAGATGATATGGAACTCGTCCTCGATTTCTATAACCAGCGAAGGAAGCAACTGTATGAGGTTGAGCCTAACCCCGCCCATTTTGCCCTTGCCAGGCTGGAAGAAAAATTCGATGTGGATGTTATTACCCAGAATGTGGATGACCTTCATGAACGGGCCGGCTCTAAGAAAGTTCTGCACTTACATGGCGAACTGAAAAAGGTTAGGAGCACCCGCGATCCTAAACTAGTATATGTATTGGATGGATGGGAGCTGAAAAATGGAGATACCTGCGAACTGGGAAGTCAACTCAGGCCGCACATCGTATGGTTCGGAGAAATGGTGCCAAATATGCTTCCTGCCTCTGAAATCGCTTCCCTGGCTGAGATTTTTATCGTTGTGGGTACTTCATTGCAGGTTTATCCGGCAGCAGGACTGTTGCGCTATGTCAGACCGGAAGCGGAGAAATACCTCATCGATCCCAATGCACATGATTTTTCCTATATCCCTAATCTGAAATTTATCAGGGATAAAGCCGGAGTCGCTGTGCCCATCCTGGTTGATAATCTCATGAAAACCCTTGATAAATGA
- a CDS encoding RecX family transcriptional regulator, whose translation MKQSNEIHPDFILEKARNFCSYQERCLSDVKNKLKEWMVKDNVAEKIIDTLRKDGFLDDQRYACVFSGSKFRMNKWGKNRIIYELQKKEIPDLYIQIGLQEIDEEEYITVLKQLITKKSFEIKDNDPYRFRKRLASYAISKGFEPPLVWNILKETEG comes from the coding sequence ATGAAACAAAGCAATGAGATCCATCCGGATTTTATCCTGGAAAAAGCCCGTAATTTTTGCAGTTACCAGGAACGATGCCTTTCCGATGTTAAAAACAAACTAAAGGAATGGATGGTGAAAGACAACGTGGCCGAGAAAATTATCGATACCTTACGTAAAGATGGCTTCCTGGATGACCAGCGTTATGCTTGTGTATTTTCAGGAAGTAAATTCAGGATGAATAAATGGGGAAAAAATCGAATTATTTATGAATTGCAAAAAAAGGAAATCCCAGACTTATATATTCAAATTGGTTTGCAGGAAATCGACGAGGAAGAGTATATCACGGTACTGAAACAGCTGATAACAAAGAAAAGCTTTGAGATAAAAGACAACGACCCATACCGGTTCCGTAAGCGCCTTGCCAGTTATGCCATCTCCAAAGGATTTGAACCACCCTTAGTTTGGAATATCCTCAAAGAAACCGAAGGATAA